One part of the Lotus japonicus ecotype B-129 chromosome 2, LjGifu_v1.2 genome encodes these proteins:
- the LOC130739889 gene encoding ultraviolet-B receptor UVR8 isoform X2, producing MEEHEQWEKPDNEDDKHQPEQRIWSWGAGTEGQLGTGKLQDEHHPQLLHQPSLSSISSLACGGAHVVALTSDGKVLSWGRGSSGQLGHGEVVNNALEPKIVTSLDGYFITHVSAGWSHSGFVSDTGCLFTCGDGSFGQLGHGDYASQCFPVRVSCFVDQHVVKVACGMRHSLVLLKDCPLNQVYGFGSGKRGQLGVSKDRIKSINLPKVVSGFEDVQIVEIATNGDHSAALSVDGHLYTWGRGFKGCEDSHFPQCLDSTMSFTKATLGWNHGLAMTGEGEVYMLGGNHLGMLSDIQNVSSAKQLPDSREANLDKVLGLEGAKVVDIATGAEHSILVTENGEVKTWGWGEHGQLGLGDTCDRISPVTVSIGYDLNEAASIRVYCGSGFTFALTMP from the exons ATGGAAGAACATGAACAGTGGGAGAAACCAGACAACGAAGACGACAAGCATCAACCAGAACAACGAATATGGAGTTGGGGTGCAGGAACAGAGGGCCAGTTAGGAACAGGGAAGCTTCAAGACGAGCACCACCCTCAACTCCTTCACCAACCCTCTCTGTCTTCCATCTCCTCCCTTGCATGTGGCGGCGCTCATGTCGTCGCCTTGACTTCCGACGGGAAGGTACTGTCATGGGGTAGAGGCAGTTCTGGTCAACTAGGCCATGGAGAGGTTGTTAATAACGCCTTGGAACCAAAAATTGTAACATCATTGGATGGTTACTTCATAACCCATGTTTCTGCTGGTTGGAGTCACTCTGGTTTTGTTTCAG ATACTGGGTGTTTGTTCACTTGTGGGGATGGTTCGTTTGGTCAACTTGGGCATGGGGATTATGCATCACAGTGCTTTCCTGTGAGAGTTTCATGTTTTGTTGATCAGCATGTTGTGAAGGTAGCTTGTGGTATGAGACATTCCCTTGTTTTGCTGAAAG ATTGTCCATTGAATCAAGTTTATGGATTTGGCTCTGGAAAGCGTGGTCAATTGGGTGTCTCCAAAGATAGGATCAAATCTATTAATCTTCCTAAAGTTGTTAGTGGATTTGAAGATGTGCAGATAGTTGAAATTGCTACAAATGGTGATCATAGTGCTGCACTATCTG TTGATGGGCATCTTTACACCTGGGGAAGAGGCTTCAAAGGCTGTGAAGATTCTCATTTTCCACAATGTTTAGACTCTACAATGAGTTTTACCAAAGCCACTTTGGGATGGAACCATGGTTTAGCTATGACTG GTGAGGGTGAGGTTTATATGCTTGGTGGCAACCACCTTGGAATGCTTAGTGATATTCAGAATGTGAGCTCAGCTAAGCAGTTACCTG ATTCAAGAGAAGCCAATTTGGATAAAGTCCTTGGCCTTGAAGGGGCAAAGGTTGTTGATATTGCTACGGGAGCTGAACATTCCATCCTTGTCACAG AGAATGGAGAAGTAAAGACATGGGGTTGGGGTGAGCATGGTCAACTTGGCTTGGGAGATACTTGTGACAGGATCAGTCCTGTTACAGTAAGTATCGGGTATGATCTGAATGAAGCTGCatcaatcagagtttactgcgGAAGTGGCTTCACGTTTGCTTTAACTATGCCATAA
- the LOC130739889 gene encoding ultraviolet-B receptor UVR8 isoform X1 → MEEHEQWEKPDNEDDKHQPEQRIWSWGAGTEGQLGTGKLQDEHHPQLLHQPSLSSISSLACGGAHVVALTSDGKVLSWGRGSSGQLGHGEVVNNALEPKIVTSLDGYFITHVSAGWSHSGFVSDTGCLFTCGDGSFGQLGHGDYASQCFPVRVSCFVDQHVVKVACGMRHSLVLLKDCPLNQVYGFGSGKRGQLGVSKDRIKSINLPKVVSGFEDVQIVEIATNGDHSAALSVDGHLYTWGRGFKGCEDSHFPQCLDSTMSFTKATLGWNHGLAMTGEGEVYMLGGNHLGMLSDIQNVSSAKQLPVDSREANLDKVLGLEGAKVVDIATGAEHSILVTENGEVKTWGWGEHGQLGLGDTCDRISPVTVSIGYDLNEAASIRVYCGSGFTFALTMP, encoded by the exons ATGGAAGAACATGAACAGTGGGAGAAACCAGACAACGAAGACGACAAGCATCAACCAGAACAACGAATATGGAGTTGGGGTGCAGGAACAGAGGGCCAGTTAGGAACAGGGAAGCTTCAAGACGAGCACCACCCTCAACTCCTTCACCAACCCTCTCTGTCTTCCATCTCCTCCCTTGCATGTGGCGGCGCTCATGTCGTCGCCTTGACTTCCGACGGGAAGGTACTGTCATGGGGTAGAGGCAGTTCTGGTCAACTAGGCCATGGAGAGGTTGTTAATAACGCCTTGGAACCAAAAATTGTAACATCATTGGATGGTTACTTCATAACCCATGTTTCTGCTGGTTGGAGTCACTCTGGTTTTGTTTCAG ATACTGGGTGTTTGTTCACTTGTGGGGATGGTTCGTTTGGTCAACTTGGGCATGGGGATTATGCATCACAGTGCTTTCCTGTGAGAGTTTCATGTTTTGTTGATCAGCATGTTGTGAAGGTAGCTTGTGGTATGAGACATTCCCTTGTTTTGCTGAAAG ATTGTCCATTGAATCAAGTTTATGGATTTGGCTCTGGAAAGCGTGGTCAATTGGGTGTCTCCAAAGATAGGATCAAATCTATTAATCTTCCTAAAGTTGTTAGTGGATTTGAAGATGTGCAGATAGTTGAAATTGCTACAAATGGTGATCATAGTGCTGCACTATCTG TTGATGGGCATCTTTACACCTGGGGAAGAGGCTTCAAAGGCTGTGAAGATTCTCATTTTCCACAATGTTTAGACTCTACAATGAGTTTTACCAAAGCCACTTTGGGATGGAACCATGGTTTAGCTATGACTG GTGAGGGTGAGGTTTATATGCTTGGTGGCAACCACCTTGGAATGCTTAGTGATATTCAGAATGTGAGCTCAGCTAAGCAGTTACCTG TAGATTCAAGAGAAGCCAATTTGGATAAAGTCCTTGGCCTTGAAGGGGCAAAGGTTGTTGATATTGCTACGGGAGCTGAACATTCCATCCTTGTCACAG AGAATGGAGAAGTAAAGACATGGGGTTGGGGTGAGCATGGTCAACTTGGCTTGGGAGATACTTGTGACAGGATCAGTCCTGTTACAGTAAGTATCGGGTATGATCTGAATGAAGCTGCatcaatcagagtttactgcgGAAGTGGCTTCACGTTTGCTTTAACTATGCCATAA
- the LOC130739888 gene encoding protein PTST homolog 2, chloroplastic isoform X1 produces the protein MHSLTARSPSMLIPHLTPSLVPPHFASFRRVERFAALCEPGSVLWREGPFRNGSVGSVSVYKGLCSVWRCKGRDGSGEGEAFSSLEAEILEFMQKSENPGAFPTKNELVAAGRVDLVEAIVEEGGWLAYGWDLNDGFLESHDLEDGSGSEIEYNATWASGVASTSSTSSSANSSQPAKSVEFEAEESGIEGILNRLEKYRSNSFGSGFRGKEDSTSSENNEDRDEWDHRTPTNAVKLDQHKSQLGTDSFRNSLKPEMWKSWVIQRNGSQDADFEDAEIVPSEAPKGVSNVSGRPDILKTNKFSSELRSRETGWDSVDGIRNANHIDIKSRLQHLESELSSALHVMRSITPKASMDLEQKSSSDDLAKLSDALEFRENEIMHAQDTLRSLRAKLSVLEGKMAMKKMDAQKAAEEKQKKIKNANKAVNLLKSVDIVWPKPASEVFLVGSFDGWSFKRKMERSVTGVFTLALYLYPGTYEIKFIVDGEWQIDPLLPIVNNNGHENNVLTVRDWRRA, from the exons ATGCATTCGCTCACCGCACGCTCTCCTTCAATGCTCATCCCCCATTTGACTCCTTCTCTCGTTCCCCCGCACTTCGCCTCATTCAGAAGGGTGGAGAGGTTCGCGGCGTTATGCGAACCTGGTTCGGTTCTGTGGCGCGAGGGTCCCTTCAGGAATGGGAGTGTTGGGAGTGTCAGTGTCTACAAGGGTTTGTGCTCCGTGTGGCGGTGCAAGGGTAGGGACGGGAGTGGTGAGGGCGAGGCGTTCTCTTCTCTGGAGGCGGAGATTTTGGAGTTCATGCAGAAATCGGAGAACCCAGGTGCGTTTCCCACTAAGAATGAGCTTGTTGCAGCTGGGAGAGTGGATTTGGTTGAAGCCATTGTTGAAGAAGGAGGCTGGCTCGCGTATGGGTGGGATTTGAATGATGGGTTTCTTGAGAGTCACGATCTTGAAGATGGAAGTGGCAGTGAAATTGAATATAATGCAACTTGGGCTTCTGGGGTTGCTTCTACCTCTTCTACTTCTTCTTCAGCTAACTCTTCTCAACCAGCTAAATCAGT GGAATTCGAAGCTGAGGAGTCTGGAATTGAGGGAATATTGAATCGGCTGGAGAAATACAGGAGCAATTCTTTTGGAAGTGGCTTCAGAGGGAAAGAAGATAGTACTTCTTCTGAAAACAATGAAGATAGAGATGAATGGGATCATAGAACCCCAACCAATGCT GTCAAACTTGATCAGCACAAATCTCAATTAGGTACTGATAGTTTCAGAAACTCACTTAAGCCAGAGATGTGGAAGAGTTGGGTTATTCAGAGGAATGGTTCTCAGGATGCAGATTTTGAAG ATGCTGAAATTGTTCCGAGTGAAGCTCCGAAAGGTGTGAGTAATGTTTCAGGAAGACCTGATATCCTCAAAACAAACAAGTTTTCTTCTGAGCTTAGAAGCAGAGAAACAGGATGGGATTCTGTTGATGGAATCCGAAATGCAAATCACATTGACATCAAATCTCGTCTCCAGCATCTGGAATCAGAGTTATCCTCTGCACTTCACGTGATGAGGTCTATCACTCCTAAAGCTTCAATGGACTTG GAGCAGAAGAGTTCTTCAGATGATCTTGCAAAGCTTTCAGATGCTTTGGAATTCCGGGAAAATGAGATCATGCATGCTCAGGACACACTGCGTTCATTACGTGCTAAGTTGTCCGTGTTGGAAGGAAAGATGGCAATGAAAAAAAT GGATGCACAAAAGGCAGCGgaagagaagcagaagaagATTAAGAATGCCAACAAAGCTGTGAATCTTCTGAAGAGTGTTGATATAGTTTGGCCTAAACCTGCTTCAGAAGTATTTTTAGTAGGATCATTTGATGGTTGGTCCTTCAAG AGAAAGATGGAGAGGTCAGTCACTGGTGTATTCACTTTGGCCTTGTATCTGTATCCTGGAACATATGAG atcaagttcattgttgacGGTGAATGGCAAATTGATCCTTTACTTCCTATTGTTAACAACAATGGCCATGAGAATAATGTTCTAACCGTTCGTGATTGGAGGAGAGCGTGA
- the LOC130739888 gene encoding protein PTST homolog 2, chloroplastic isoform X2, with translation MHSLTARSPSMLIPHLTPSLVPPHFASFRRVERFAALCEPGSVLWREGPFRNGSVGSVSVYKGLCSVWRCKGRDGSGEGEAFSSLEAEILEFMQKSENPGAFPTKNELVAAGRVDLVEAIVEEGGWLAYGWDLNDGFLESHDLEDGSGSEIEYNATWASGVASTSSTSSSANSSQPAKSVEFEAEESGIEGILNRLEKYRSNSFGSGFRGKEDSTSSENNEDRDEWDHRTPTNAVKLDQHKSQLGTDSFRNSLKPEMWKSWVIQRNGSQDADFEDAEIVPSEAPKGVSNVSGRPDILKTNKFSSELRSRETGWDSVDGIRNANHIDIKSRLQHLESELSSALHVMRSITPKASMDLKSSSDDLAKLSDALEFRENEIMHAQDTLRSLRAKLSVLEGKMAMKKMDAQKAAEEKQKKIKNANKAVNLLKSVDIVWPKPASEVFLVGSFDGWSFKRKMERSVTGVFTLALYLYPGTYEIKFIVDGEWQIDPLLPIVNNNGHENNVLTVRDWRRA, from the exons ATGCATTCGCTCACCGCACGCTCTCCTTCAATGCTCATCCCCCATTTGACTCCTTCTCTCGTTCCCCCGCACTTCGCCTCATTCAGAAGGGTGGAGAGGTTCGCGGCGTTATGCGAACCTGGTTCGGTTCTGTGGCGCGAGGGTCCCTTCAGGAATGGGAGTGTTGGGAGTGTCAGTGTCTACAAGGGTTTGTGCTCCGTGTGGCGGTGCAAGGGTAGGGACGGGAGTGGTGAGGGCGAGGCGTTCTCTTCTCTGGAGGCGGAGATTTTGGAGTTCATGCAGAAATCGGAGAACCCAGGTGCGTTTCCCACTAAGAATGAGCTTGTTGCAGCTGGGAGAGTGGATTTGGTTGAAGCCATTGTTGAAGAAGGAGGCTGGCTCGCGTATGGGTGGGATTTGAATGATGGGTTTCTTGAGAGTCACGATCTTGAAGATGGAAGTGGCAGTGAAATTGAATATAATGCAACTTGGGCTTCTGGGGTTGCTTCTACCTCTTCTACTTCTTCTTCAGCTAACTCTTCTCAACCAGCTAAATCAGT GGAATTCGAAGCTGAGGAGTCTGGAATTGAGGGAATATTGAATCGGCTGGAGAAATACAGGAGCAATTCTTTTGGAAGTGGCTTCAGAGGGAAAGAAGATAGTACTTCTTCTGAAAACAATGAAGATAGAGATGAATGGGATCATAGAACCCCAACCAATGCT GTCAAACTTGATCAGCACAAATCTCAATTAGGTACTGATAGTTTCAGAAACTCACTTAAGCCAGAGATGTGGAAGAGTTGGGTTATTCAGAGGAATGGTTCTCAGGATGCAGATTTTGAAG ATGCTGAAATTGTTCCGAGTGAAGCTCCGAAAGGTGTGAGTAATGTTTCAGGAAGACCTGATATCCTCAAAACAAACAAGTTTTCTTCTGAGCTTAGAAGCAGAGAAACAGGATGGGATTCTGTTGATGGAATCCGAAATGCAAATCACATTGACATCAAATCTCGTCTCCAGCATCTGGAATCAGAGTTATCCTCTGCACTTCACGTGATGAGGTCTATCACTCCTAAAGCTTCAATGGACTTG AAGAGTTCTTCAGATGATCTTGCAAAGCTTTCAGATGCTTTGGAATTCCGGGAAAATGAGATCATGCATGCTCAGGACACACTGCGTTCATTACGTGCTAAGTTGTCCGTGTTGGAAGGAAAGATGGCAATGAAAAAAAT GGATGCACAAAAGGCAGCGgaagagaagcagaagaagATTAAGAATGCCAACAAAGCTGTGAATCTTCTGAAGAGTGTTGATATAGTTTGGCCTAAACCTGCTTCAGAAGTATTTTTAGTAGGATCATTTGATGGTTGGTCCTTCAAG AGAAAGATGGAGAGGTCAGTCACTGGTGTATTCACTTTGGCCTTGTATCTGTATCCTGGAACATATGAG atcaagttcattgttgacGGTGAATGGCAAATTGATCCTTTACTTCCTATTGTTAACAACAATGGCCATGAGAATAATGTTCTAACCGTTCGTGATTGGAGGAGAGCGTGA